A segment of the Streptomyces sp. NBC_00376 genome:
AATGCCGGTAAGTGAGAGCACGGCAGTGAGACTGTGGGGGATAAGCTCCATGGTCGAGAGGGAAACAGCCCAGAGCATCGACTAAGGCCCCTAAGCGTACGCTAAGTGGGAAAGGATGTGGAGTCGCAGAGACAACCAGGAGGTTGGCTTAGAAGCAGCCACCCTTGAAAGAGTGCGTAATAGCTCACTGGTCAAGTGATTCCGCGCCGACAATGTAGCGGGGCTCAAGCGTACCGCCGAAGTCGTGTCATTCACACATGAAGGGCCAACGCCTGTGTGGATGGGTAGGGGAGCGTCGTGTGCCGGGTGAAGCAGCCGCGGAAGCGAGTTGTGGACGGTTCACGAGTGAGAATGCAGGCATGAGTAGCGATACACACGTGAGAAACGTGTGCGCCGATTGACTAAGGGTTCCTGGGTCAAGCTGATCTGCCCAGGGTAAGTCGGGACCTAAGGCGAGGCCGACAGGCGTAGTCGATGGACAACCGGTTGATATTCCGGTACCCGCTTTGAAACGCCCAATACTGAGCCCATTAATGCTAAGTCCGTGAAGCCGGCCCGATCTCTTCGGAGTTGAGGGTAGTGGTGGAGCCGATGAACCAAGGTGGTAGTAGGTAAGCGATGGGGTGACGCAGGAAGGTAGTCCAGCCCGGGCGGTGGTTGTCCCGGGGTAAGGGTGTAGGACGCACGGTAGGTAAATCCGTCGTGCATATAAGTCTGAGACCTGATGCCGAGCCGATTGTGGTGAAGTGGATGATCCTATGCTGTCGAGAAAAGCCTCTAGCGAGTTTCATGGCGGCCCGTACCCTAAACCGACTCAGGTGGTCAGGTAGAGAATACCGAGGCGTTCGGGTGAACTATGGTTAAGGAACTCGGCAAAATGCCCCCGTAACTTCGGGAGAAGGGGGGCCATCACTGGTGAGGAGACTTGCTCTCCGAGCTGGGGGTGGCCGCAGAGACCAGCGAGAAGCGACTGTTTACTAAAAACACAGGTCCGTGCGAAGCCGTAAGGCGATGTATACGGACTGACGCCTGCCCGGTGCTGGAACGTTAAGGGGACCGGTTAGCTGACTTTCGGGTCGGCGAAGCTGAGAACTTAAGCGCCAGTAAACGGCGGTGGTAACTATAACCATCCTAAGGTAGCGAAATTCCTTGTCGGGTAAGTTCCGACCTGCACGAATGGCGTAACGACTTCTCGACTGTCTCAACCATAGGCCCGGTGAAATTGCACTACGAGTAAAGATGCTCGTTTCGCGCAGCAGGACGGAAAGACCCCGGGACCTTTACTACAGTTTGATATTGGTGTTCGGTTCGGCTTGTGTAGGATAGGTGGGAGACTTTGAAGCAGCCACGCCAGTGGTTGTGGAGTCGCCGTTGAAATACCACTCTGGTCGTGCTGGATGTCTAACCTGGGTCCGTGATCCGGATCAGGGACAGTGTCTGATGGGTAGTTTAACTGGGGCGGTTGCCTCCTAAAGAGTAACGGAGGCGCCCAAAGGTTCCCTCAGCCTGGTTGGCAATCAGGTGTTGAGTGTAAGTGCACAAGGGAGCTTGACTGTGAGACCGACGGGTCGAGCAGGGACGAAAGTCGGGACTAGTGATCCGGCAGTGGCTTGTGGAAGCGCTGTCGCTCAACGGATAAAAGGTACCCCGGGGATAACAGGCTGATCTTCCCCAAGAGTCCATATCGACGGGATGGTTTGGCACCTCGATGTCGGCTCGTCGCATCCTGGGGCTGGAGTCGGTCCCAAGGGTTGGGCTGTTCGCCCATTAAAGCGGTACGCGAGCTGGGTTTAGAACGTCGTGAGACAGTTCGGTCCCTATCCGCTGTGCGCGTAGGAATATTGAGAAGGGCTGTCCCTAGTACGAGAGGACCGGGACGGACGAACCTCTGGTGTGCCAGTTGTTCTGCCAAGGGCATGGCTGGTTGGCTACGTTCGGAAAGGATAACCGCTGAAAGCATCTAAGCGGGAAGCCTGCTTCGAGATGAGTATTCCCACCAACTTGATTGGTTAAGGCTCCCAGTAGACGACTGGGTTGATAGGCCAGATGTGGAAGCCCGGTAACGGGTGGAGCTGACTGGTACTAATAGGCCGAGGGCTTGTCCTCAGTTGCTCGCGTCCACTGTGTTAGTTCTGAAATAACGAACGGCCGTGTTGTTCCGGTGTTGTTTATTTCATAGTGTTTCGGTGGTCATTGCGTTAGGGAAACGCCCGGTTACATTCCGAACCCGGAAGCTAAGCCTTTCAGCGCCGATGGTACTGCAGGGGGGACCCTGTGGGAGAGTAGGACGCCGCCGAACTCCTTTTACGGGAAAGCCCCGTGTCCTTGTGGACACGGGGCTTTTCTGCGTTTCCGAACGTCTAGGCTCGAACCATGCGCTACGAACTGGTCATCTTCGACAACGACGGTGTGCTCGTGGACAGCGAGCCGATCTCCAACACCATCCTGGCCGAGTACCTCACGGAGCTCGGTCACCCCACCTCGTACCAGGAGAGCCTTCGGGACTACATGGGGTCCGCCGTGCACCGGGTGCACGATCTCGTCGAGGAACGGACCGGGGAGAAGCTGCCCGCGGACTTCGACGCGACGCTCCACTCACGGATCTTCGCCGCGTTCGAGCGGGAGCTGGAACCGGTGGCCGGGGTCGAGGACGTGCTCGGGAAGCTCGTGGCCGACGGGATTCCGTACTGCGTCGCGTCCTCCAGTACGCACGAGCGGATCCGGGTCGGGCACCGCAGGACCGGGCTCGACCAGTGGTTCGAGGAGGAGTGGATCTTCAGCGCGGAGGACGTGGGGCGGGGCAAGCCGGCGCCCGACCTGTTCCTGCTCGCCGCCGAGCGGATGGGGGTCCCGCCCGAGCGGTGTGTCGTCATCGAGGACAGCCCGCTCGGAGTTGAGGCGGCCAGGGCCGCGGGGATGGATGTGTACGGGTTCACGTCGATGATGCCGGCGGACCGGCTCGCCGGGGTGACCGGGCATTTCTCCGACATGAGCCAACTCCGGGAATTGCTCGCCTGATCCATCTACCCACCGGTAGAAACTGGCCCTACGCTCGCGGCCATGACAAATGCTCGTTTGCGGCACGGCAGGGCCTCCCTCGCGGTGAGTTTCTTCGTGCAGGGGGTCACCTTCGCTCTGCTGGTGACTCGGATTCCCGCCATTCAGGACCGGTACGGGATATCCGACGGGCTGCTGCCCGTCTTCCTGGCTGCCGTGCCCATCCTGGCCGGGGTGGGCAGTGTGGTCACCGAGAAGCTGGTCGTTCGGGTGCGGCCCAGGGTTGTGCTGAGGTGGGCACAGCCCGTCGTGATGCTCGCGCTGCTCGGCGCCGGCGCCGGGAACGCGCTGTGGGAGGCGGCCCTGGCGCTGGGCGTGTTCGGGCTCTCCGTCGGGGCGCTCGATGCCTCCATGAACATGATGGGCGTCAGCCTCCAGCGGGCGTACGGGCGATCCATCATGCTCGGGTTCCACGCCGCGTACAGCCTCGGCGGGATCGCCGGGGCATCCATGGCCTGGGCCGGGGCGCACTGGGACCTTTCGCTGCTGGTCTCCTACCTGCCGGCGGTCGTGGTGCTGCTGCCCGTCGCGTTCATCGGGAGCCGTTGGTACGCCGAAGGCACGGAGTCGGACGCGAAGCCGGAAGAGGCGCAGGGCAAGGGGGCGGCCTCGGTCTCCTTCAAGCTGCTGATGCCGCTCTGTCTGGTGATGAGCTTCGCGTACATCGGGGACTCGACGGTCTCCAACTGGAGCGCCAAGTACCTGCAGGACGTGCTGGGGAGCTCGGAGCAGCTGTCGACCGTTCCGTACAACGTCTACATGGTGACGACCCTGCTGGGGCGGGCCGTCGGGGACTTCGGGGTGCGGCGGTTCGGGGCCGTGGCCGTGGTGCGGGGCGGGAGCGTGCTGGCCGCCGCCGGGTTCGCCGTGGTGGCGGTGGCCGGTGGGGCGTGGACCGGGATGCTCGGGTTCACCATGCTGGGGCTCGGGCTCTGTGTGATCGTGCCGCAGACCTTCGCCGCCGCCGGGCGGATGTTCCCCGGGGCGAGCGATTCGGCCATCGCGAGGCTGAACGTCTTCAACTACGTGGGATTCCTGGTGGGATCGCCGTTGGTGGGGGCGCTCGGGGACGCCTGGAGCTACCGGGGGGCGATGCTCGTACCGATGGTGCTGGTGCTCGCGACGCTGGTGTACGCCAAGTCGTTCGGCGCTGAGTCCGCCCGATACGGTGGCGGGCATGAGCGGCCGCGCACTGTTGATGTGGGATGACGCAGTAACGGGATACGACTTCGGGGAAAGTCATCCGATGGACCCGGTCAGGCTCGCTCTGACCATGGGGCTGGTCCGGGCGTTCGGGCTCGACGACGCGGTGGACGTGGTGTCGGCCAGGCCTGCCGGGGAGTCGACGCTGAGGCTGGTGCACCGCGAGGACTATGTGGCCGCGGTGCGCGCCGCGTCGGCGGATCCGGAGCGGGCCGATCAGCGCTACGGGCTCGGGACGGTGGACGATCCGGCGTTCGCGGGGATGCACGAGGTGTCGGCGCTGATCGCCGGGCAGTCGGTGGCGGCGGCCGAGGCGGTGTGGCGCGGGGACACCTCGCACGCCGTGAACTTCACGGGCGGGCTGCACCACGCGATGCCGGGCGGCGCGGCGGGGTTCTGCGTCTACAACGATCCGGCGCTCGCCATCGCGCGGATGCTGGAGCTGGGCGCCGAGCGGGTCGCGTACGTGGATGTGGACGTGCACCACGGCGACGGGGTGCAGGCGGCCTTCTGGGAGGACCCGAGGGTCCTGACCATCTCGCTGCACGAGCACCCGCGGACGCTCTTCCCGCAGACCGGCTGGCCGGAGGAGACCGGCTCCGGGGCGGGTGAGGGCAGTGCGGTGAATCTGGCGCTGCCGGCCGGTACGGGGGACGCGGGGTGGCTGCGGGCGTTCCACGCGGTGGTGCCGGAGCTGCTGGCGGACTTCCGGCCGCAGGTGCTGGTGAGCCAGCACGGGGCCGATACGCATTTC
Coding sequences within it:
- a CDS encoding acetoin utilization protein AcuC, encoding MSGRALLMWDDAVTGYDFGESHPMDPVRLALTMGLVRAFGLDDAVDVVSARPAGESTLRLVHREDYVAAVRAASADPERADQRYGLGTVDDPAFAGMHEVSALIAGQSVAAAEAVWRGDTSHAVNFTGGLHHAMPGGAAGFCVYNDPALAIARMLELGAERVAYVDVDVHHGDGVQAAFWEDPRVLTISLHEHPRTLFPQTGWPEETGSGAGEGSAVNLALPAGTGDAGWLRAFHAVVPELLADFRPQVLVSQHGADTHFEDPLAHLAVSLDAQRAVMSACHDLAHEYVEGGRWLALGGGGYAVVDVVPRSWTHLVGIAAHAPVDPESVIPSSWRDEVYARTRQLGPARMTDGRTPSWKSWEEGYDPADRLDQAVLATRRAVFPLRGLLT
- a CDS encoding MFS transporter; translation: MTNARLRHGRASLAVSFFVQGVTFALLVTRIPAIQDRYGISDGLLPVFLAAVPILAGVGSVVTEKLVVRVRPRVVLRWAQPVVMLALLGAGAGNALWEAALALGVFGLSVGALDASMNMMGVSLQRAYGRSIMLGFHAAYSLGGIAGASMAWAGAHWDLSLLVSYLPAVVVLLPVAFIGSRWYAEGTESDAKPEEAQGKGAASVSFKLLMPLCLVMSFAYIGDSTVSNWSAKYLQDVLGSSEQLSTVPYNVYMVTTLLGRAVGDFGVRRFGAVAVVRGGSVLAAAGFAVVAVAGGAWTGMLGFTMLGLGLCVIVPQTFAAAGRMFPGASDSAIARLNVFNYVGFLVGSPLVGALGDAWSYRGAMLVPMVLVLATLVYAKSFGAESARYGGGHERPRTVDVG
- a CDS encoding HAD family hydrolase → MRYELVIFDNDGVLVDSEPISNTILAEYLTELGHPTSYQESLRDYMGSAVHRVHDLVEERTGEKLPADFDATLHSRIFAAFERELEPVAGVEDVLGKLVADGIPYCVASSSTHERIRVGHRRTGLDQWFEEEWIFSAEDVGRGKPAPDLFLLAAERMGVPPERCVVIEDSPLGVEAARAAGMDVYGFTSMMPADRLAGVTGHFSDMSQLRELLA